In a single window of the Gossypium hirsutum isolate 1008001.06 chromosome A13, Gossypium_hirsutum_v2.1, whole genome shotgun sequence genome:
- the LOC107895203 gene encoding calcium/calmodulin-regulated receptor-like kinase 1 isoform X2, which produces MRGESSGLIIGISIGVVIGVLLAISALFCIRYHRRRSQIGNSSSRRASTIPIRANGADSCTILSDSTIGPDSPVKSGRNGMSVWIEGFRRSNVVSASGILEYSYKDLQKATHNFTTLIGQGAFGPVYKAQMSTGETVAVKVLATDSKQGEKEFQTEVMLLGRLHHRNLVNLVGYCAEKGQHMLVYVYMSKGSLASHLYSENHEPLSWNLRVYIALDVARGLEYLHDGAVPPVIHRDIKSSNILLDQSMRARVADFGLSREEMVDKHAANIRGTFGYLDPEYISTRTFTKKSDVYSFGVLLFELIAGRNPLQGLMEYVELAAMSTEEKDGWEEIADSRLDGKFDVQELNEVAALAYKCVNRVPKKRPSMRDIVQVLTRILKTRHIKKHQISLSVATAGEVSVDLEQGETKIPITVHQRDESMDSATDTFEM; this is translated from the exons ATGAGGGGGGAGTCATCTGGTTTGATTATTGGGATTTCTATAGGAGTGGTAATTGGTGTGCTTTTAGCTATTTCTGCATTGTTTTGTATTAGATATCATAGAAGGAGATCCCAGATAGGAAACAGCAGTTCCAGGAGAGCTTCAACTATTCCTATAAGGGCTAATGGAGCTGATTCTTGTACTATATTATCCGATTCAACTATCGGTCCCGATTCACCTGTGAAATCTGGAAGAAATGGAATGTCTGTGTGGATTGAAGGGTTTAGGAGGAGTAATGTTGTCTCTGCGTCTGGAATACTTGAATATTCGTACAA AGATTTGCAAAAAGCAACCCATAATTTTACAACACTAATAGGACAAGGAGCTTTTGGTCCGGTTTATAAAGCTCAGATGTCAACAGGTGAGACTGTCGCTGTAAAAGTGCTTGCTACTGATTCCAAGCAAGGGGAGAAAGAGTTCCAGACAGAG GTTATGTTGTTAGGAAGGTTGCATCATAGAAACCTTGTAAATTTGGTTGGATATTGTGCAGAAAAGGGTCAGCATATGCTTGTCTATGTATATATGAGTAAAGGCAGCTTGGCTTCTCATTTGTACA GTGAAAATCATGAACCTCTGAGCTGGAATTTGAGGGTTTATATCGCTTTAGATGTAGCAAGGGGCTTGGAATATCTTCATGATGGG GCAGTTCCTCCTGTAATACACCGCGACATCAAGTCATCCAATATCCTGTTGGACCAGTCCATGAGAGCTAGG GTAGCCGATTTTGGGCTTTCAAGAGAAGAGATGGTAGACAAACATGCAGCTAACATACGAGGAACTTTCGGATATCTTGATCCAGAGTATATATCAACAAGGACCTTTACGAAGAAAAGTGATGTTTATAGCTTTGGGGTATTGCTATTTGAACTCATAGCTGGCAGAAACCCTTTACAGGGTCTCATGGAATATGTTGAGCTA GCAGCTATGAGTACCGAAGAGAAAGATGGGTGGGAGGAAATTGCGGATTCCCGATTGGACGGGAAATTCGACGTGCAAGAGCTCAATGAAGTAGCAGCTCTTGCGTATAAATGTGTCAACCGTGTTCCTAAAAAACGGCCTTCTATGAGGGACATTGTGCAAGTGCTAACACGAATCCTCAAAACAAGACACATCAAGAAGCATCAGATATCTCTATCTGTCGCCACTGCAGGTGAGGTCTCGGTTGACCTAGAGCAAGGAGAAACTAAGATTCCGATAACCGTACACCAGAGAGACGAGTCCATGGATAGTGCAACTGACACATTCGAAATGTAG
- the LOC107895203 gene encoding calcium/calmodulin-regulated receptor-like kinase 1 isoform X1, giving the protein MRGESSGLIIGISIGVVIGVLLAISALFCIRYHRRRSQIGNSSSRRASTIPIRANGADSCTILSDSTIGPDSPVKSGRNGMSVWIEGFRRSNVVSASGILEYSYKDLQKATHNFTTLIGQGAFGPVYKAQMSTGETVAVKVLATDSKQGEKEFQTEVMLLGRLHHRNLVNLVGYCAEKGQHMLVYVYMSKGSLASHLYTFCLCAGENHEPLSWNLRVYIALDVARGLEYLHDGAVPPVIHRDIKSSNILLDQSMRARVADFGLSREEMVDKHAANIRGTFGYLDPEYISTRTFTKKSDVYSFGVLLFELIAGRNPLQGLMEYVELAAMSTEEKDGWEEIADSRLDGKFDVQELNEVAALAYKCVNRVPKKRPSMRDIVQVLTRILKTRHIKKHQISLSVATAGEVSVDLEQGETKIPITVHQRDESMDSATDTFEM; this is encoded by the exons ATGAGGGGGGAGTCATCTGGTTTGATTATTGGGATTTCTATAGGAGTGGTAATTGGTGTGCTTTTAGCTATTTCTGCATTGTTTTGTATTAGATATCATAGAAGGAGATCCCAGATAGGAAACAGCAGTTCCAGGAGAGCTTCAACTATTCCTATAAGGGCTAATGGAGCTGATTCTTGTACTATATTATCCGATTCAACTATCGGTCCCGATTCACCTGTGAAATCTGGAAGAAATGGAATGTCTGTGTGGATTGAAGGGTTTAGGAGGAGTAATGTTGTCTCTGCGTCTGGAATACTTGAATATTCGTACAA AGATTTGCAAAAAGCAACCCATAATTTTACAACACTAATAGGACAAGGAGCTTTTGGTCCGGTTTATAAAGCTCAGATGTCAACAGGTGAGACTGTCGCTGTAAAAGTGCTTGCTACTGATTCCAAGCAAGGGGAGAAAGAGTTCCAGACAGAG GTTATGTTGTTAGGAAGGTTGCATCATAGAAACCTTGTAAATTTGGTTGGATATTGTGCAGAAAAGGGTCAGCATATGCTTGTCTATGTATATATGAGTAAAGGCAGCTTGGCTTCTCATTTGTACA CCTTCTGTCTTTGTGCAGGTGAAAATCATGAACCTCTGAGCTGGAATTTGAGGGTTTATATCGCTTTAGATGTAGCAAGGGGCTTGGAATATCTTCATGATGGG GCAGTTCCTCCTGTAATACACCGCGACATCAAGTCATCCAATATCCTGTTGGACCAGTCCATGAGAGCTAGG GTAGCCGATTTTGGGCTTTCAAGAGAAGAGATGGTAGACAAACATGCAGCTAACATACGAGGAACTTTCGGATATCTTGATCCAGAGTATATATCAACAAGGACCTTTACGAAGAAAAGTGATGTTTATAGCTTTGGGGTATTGCTATTTGAACTCATAGCTGGCAGAAACCCTTTACAGGGTCTCATGGAATATGTTGAGCTA GCAGCTATGAGTACCGAAGAGAAAGATGGGTGGGAGGAAATTGCGGATTCCCGATTGGACGGGAAATTCGACGTGCAAGAGCTCAATGAAGTAGCAGCTCTTGCGTATAAATGTGTCAACCGTGTTCCTAAAAAACGGCCTTCTATGAGGGACATTGTGCAAGTGCTAACACGAATCCTCAAAACAAGACACATCAAGAAGCATCAGATATCTCTATCTGTCGCCACTGCAGGTGAGGTCTCGGTTGACCTAGAGCAAGGAGAAACTAAGATTCCGATAACCGTACACCAGAGAGACGAGTCCATGGATAGTGCAACTGACACATTCGAAATGTAG